CGTTGGCTAAAGAGTATGTCGCAGCACTTAATTGGATATTAACGAAATGTTACGCGGAGGTTAAATCTTAATACTTTGGTTTAGGAAAGCGATGTGCGGGAATGCAGTATTTCGCGAAATTCTGCCGCTGCGGGTTCAGTCCCGAGGCCGATGAACGCTGCCGACGGCCTAATTGCATCGCCGAGCGGCCCTGAGATATTCACGCCCGTATCGGCAACGAGCTCGTACATTTCGGACGTCTCGTGATCCTGCACGTGAATATCTCGCAGCCTCGCCGCCAGCACCGCCGGAGCTTCGTCGTTTCTCGCCGCCGCCCAAACAAGGTGATGCGGCGTTACGGCGATGGACGTGATAACCGTTTCAGTGCTCGAGCGAAAAAAGCCTTTCTTTTCCTTGGTCGAAACGGTCTCGAAACAGTGTTCGGCCGCGGCTTCGACATCGTCAAGGCCGTGTTTTTCAGCGTATTTCCTGATCGCGGCAGCGGCATCTCCCGTAAATTCCGCAAACGCGCAGCGGCGTGTTGTTCTGATGTATTCGGACATATCGCCTAATATTCTAGCCGAAATGTCCTAAATTTCACGTCAGGCAATCCTAAGGGCACGCCGCTTCAGTTATCGGCCTTTTATCGTCTCGTTTCTATCAGGTTCGCCAACCCGCTTCATCAGACCGTCATCGTAAACCCGCCGTCAGGTGTGAGTGTGGTGCCGGTAATGTAACTTGCTTCGTCTGAACATAGGAACAAGATCGCGGCCGCGATCTCTTCCGGTTTGCCGACGCGTCGGACGTGAACCTGCGGCACCATCGCATTGTCGAAGATCTCGTCACCGATGATGCCGCGGATACGATGATGCATCGGCGTATCGACAAAGCCGGGGCAGACGATGTTGACCCTGATGCCGTGAGGCGTAAGCTCGGCTGACGCGCTTGTCGTCAAGCCGACCTGTCCGTGCTTTGACGCGACATACGCAGCTCCTCCGCCAAAACCGAGAAAGGAGTTCACAGATCCGACATTGACGATCGCTCCGCCGTGTCCGCCATCGAGCATGGCCCGAGCCTCGTATCGCAGGCAAAGGTAATTCCCCTTAAGGTTAATGTCGAGAACCTTGTCCCAGTCGTCCTCCTCGAGATCGACAATGTTCGCGATCTGTCCTTCGATGCCGGCGTTATTTACAGCGTAGTCGAGCCGCCCAAACGTCGCGATAGCGTGAGCCACCATCTGCTCGGCGTCCTGCGCATTCGACACGTCCGTCTGAATAGCGGTCGCTTTCCCGCCAGCGGCTTCGATCTCGCCCACAAGCGAATCAAGTTCCTCTTGCCGTCTCGCAGCAAGGACAACGCTCGCCCCCTTTACAGCAAACGCAAGGGCCGTCGCCCTACCGATACCGCTACTCGCTCCTGTGATCAAAGCAACCTTTTCATTCACTATCTTTTAGTCTCCTTAATTCCATGCCGGCCGTAGCAGATCCGCTTTCAATTCTGTCGTGGCAATGCCTCAGACTATTCCGGGATCCCGACTCGTTTGACCAATTCCTTAAATCGCGGGTCGTCTCGCACGAAGTCCAAAGTTTTATCGACCTTGAGGTCGGTCAACTTGTCACGCTCGTCATATGCTTTGTTCAGATATTCGATAGTCTTATCTTTGTCTTTGCCCCAAGCGTATGCGATGGCATAATCCATCGCTTTAACATATCCATTGGGGTCTTTTGCCTGTTTGGCATTCAGCTCTTCGAGGCGTATTTCCTGACTCATCCGCTGGAATCCATCCCATCCGCCTTTTTCGTAGGCTTCTTTCAATTTCGCAATATTTTCAGGTTTGAAATCTTTATTCGCTTTCGCAGCAAGTAAGAATTCTTCGACAGCCGGGTCATATTTGCCTTGAGCGGCATAAAGACGACCCGCAAAACGATGAAAGCGTGCTTCATTGGGAACTAGCTCATTAAACTTTTTGTTGTGTAAAAGTGCCTCGTCAAAGCGTTCGGCACGTGCCAGAACAATCACCATCCATACATTGATAGGATTCGAAAACGGGTCGAGTTCCACGGCTTTCGTTATCTCTCTGAGGGCTTCGTCATTCCTATTACTGGCGGACAATAGCTCGGCATACCATTGATGAGCCGTCGCCCAGTTCGGATCGAGTTCGATCGCCCGTTTGAATGATCTTTCCGCTCCTGCAAAATCGTATTCATATTCATAAATGACTTTTGCCAGTGATGTGTGGGCTTCCGCCAGGTTCGGGTCAAGTTCAAGAGCCTTGAGTGCCGCTTGCTTGGCTTGGGGACGATATTCTTTCGGTCTAAAATCGCCAAAGAATGGAAACAAATGATAGGTATCGGCTAATCCGCTGTAAGCAAGGGCATAGTTCGGGTCTTTTTCGATGGCTTGTTTGAAAAACACGATCGCCTTTTCAAATTCAGGTATTTGCAGCTTGTTCCAATGAAAACGACCTTGCAGATAAAGCTGATAGGCTTCGTTGTTGTCGGTGTAATTCTTCGCCAGTTTCTGCTCGCTTTCACCAGATAGTTTCAGTTGCAGTTTGCCCACGATCTCGGTGACGATCTCGCGTTGGGTGGTCAATAATTCCGAGAGTTTCCGTTCATACTGCTCGCCCCACAGCGACTTGTTGGTGCGGGCATCCACGAGCTCGACCGTGATGTTCAGATTGTCGCCCCGCTTGGTAAGGCGTCCGGTCATCACCGCATCCACGCCAAGTTCGGCGGCGATCTTGGCAACATCGGTCTCCTTCCCCTTGTAACGCATCACCGAACTCGTCGGCGAAACCCGCAAATCAGGGATCTGCGTCAGCCGAAAGATAACCGATTCCGCCAAACCGTCAGACAAATAATCCGTGTCGGCATCGGAATTCCGATTCTCAAACGGCATCACGGCAATGGAATTGATGGCCGCCGATCCGCCAATGCCGAAATATCGATAACCAAAGAACCCACCTACTAACACCAGAACAGCAACAACTAAAGCCGCCAGCGGCTTCGCCGCCCTATTTGCGGAGAAGCTCTGCTTCTCCGAAAGGTCGCCCATAGACTCCCGAGGCTCCACCTCCGCTCCACGCGGAAAGACGGCTGTCTGTTCGGTGGTGTGAATCTGAGCACGAGTCGGAGCTTCGCCGGGAGCGGCGGTTGAGTGCAAGATCGCGGTTTGCGGTTCATCGGTCGGGAACCCAGTCGCTACCGCTCCCGGTTCTGACCTCGCCGGGCCGTAGAGCAACTCCGTTCCGTCATCAAGACAGAACATCATCGTGTTGTCATACTGTCGTCTGCATTGCGGGCATTGTTTCATAAGATCCTATTCTGCTGCCTCGTTTATTTTCTTAACCCGCTGATCAGGACGACGTCTTTGGTCGTGGATCCGCGGGAGAAGAGGGTTGGCTTGCCGTCGCGGGAGAGGTCGAACCACGCGATCTGATCGGTCGTGAAATTGGTCAATTGTTTTGGTGCTCCACCGTCGATCGGCATACTCCAGATATTCGAGACGCCGTCGCGGGTGACGATGTACGCGAGCGACCGGCCATCGGACAGCCAATGAAGTTGCTGAGGATCGCCTGCGGGCGTCTCGACAGTCTTGAAGCCCGGGGGGAGGTCGAGCAGCTTTGTCGGCGGACCGCCTTCAAAAGGAATTATGCCTATTCGAAATTCCGAGTCCGCCCGCTCACGGTATATCCCGGCGATCGACTTGCCGTCGGGCGCGACCACACCCTGGCTGAACAAGTGATCAGTGAGCCGCACAGGGGCACCGCCATCGATCGACACTTTCCAGAGTCGGCGCTCCCCGGGCTCATCTATCACGTTATAGATAACCCAGAGCCCATCAGGTGATACGTCGGGAAAGAATCCTCTATCAGTCAACTGTTTTGGGTTGGCGCCGTCGATATCGATCCGCCAGATCTCAAAAGTTTGGGATCTCGAACGTGATCCGTACACGATGTACCGCCCATCAGGCGAGACAGAAGGAAACAATCCGTAGCCCTGGGTCAACTGCCGGGGATTGCCGCCTTCTTCGTTCATTATCCAGATATGTGGAGTGAGGCCGCTGGTTGTCGTGTAAACGATCTTGCCGTCGGGCGTCCAATCTAGGCCTGTCCGGCCCTCATATTTTGCGGAGCCGAGCGTCAGCTGCTTGGCGCGGCCCGCGTCGCCATCCGGTGCCGACCAGATGTTGAAAACACGGTCTTCCTGAACTACCACGATCGAGCCGGAATCAGCCGTCATACTGATACCGTGATAAGAAAGCAGGTCGTTGGTGATCTTACGGACTTTGCCGGAAGGATATGAGATCTGGTATACCTGGGCCATATTAGAGCCCATCTCGAAATTATTTGCGATCACACCGCTGCCGTCCGCAAGCCAAGCGACCTGTCCGCAGTCGGCCCATCTCGAAGACCCGATCGGCTTTATCGATCCGTCTTCGACCCGTATTTCAAGTATTCTCTGGTAACGGTCGGCGCCGTCGACGGCAAC
This sequence is a window from Acidobacteriota bacterium. Protein-coding genes within it:
- a CDS encoding SDR family oxidoreductase, producing MNEKVALITGASSGIGRATALAFAVKGASVVLAARRQEELDSLVGEIEAAGGKATAIQTDVSNAQDAEQMVAHAIATFGRLDYAVNNAGIEGQIANIVDLEEDDWDKVLDINLKGNYLCLRYEARAMLDGGHGGAIVNVGSVNSFLGFGGGAAYVASKHGQVGLTTSASAELTPHGIRVNIVCPGFVDTPMHHRIRGIIGDEIFDNAMVPQVHVRRVGKPEEIAAAILFLCSDEASYITGTTLTPDGGFTMTV
- a CDS encoding tetratricopeptide repeat protein; the protein is MKQCPQCRRQYDNTMMFCLDDGTELLYGPARSEPGAVATGFPTDEPQTAILHSTAAPGEAPTRAQIHTTEQTAVFPRGAEVEPRESMGDLSEKQSFSANRAAKPLAALVVAVLVLVGGFFGYRYFGIGGSAAINSIAVMPFENRNSDADTDYLSDGLAESVIFRLTQIPDLRVSPTSSVMRYKGKETDVAKIAAELGVDAVMTGRLTKRGDNLNITVELVDARTNKSLWGEQYERKLSELLTTQREIVTEIVGKLQLKLSGESEQKLAKNYTDNNEAYQLYLQGRFHWNKLQIPEFEKAIVFFKQAIEKDPNYALAYSGLADTYHLFPFFGDFRPKEYRPQAKQAALKALELDPNLAEAHTSLAKVIYEYEYDFAGAERSFKRAIELDPNWATAHQWYAELLSASNRNDEALREITKAVELDPFSNPINVWMVIVLARAERFDEALLHNKKFNELVPNEARFHRFAGRLYAAQGKYDPAVEEFLLAAKANKDFKPENIAKLKEAYEKGGWDGFQRMSQEIRLEELNAKQAKDPNGYVKAMDYAIAYAWGKDKDKTIEYLNKAYDERDKLTDLKVDKTLDFVRDDPRFKELVKRVGIPE
- a CDS encoding PD40 domain-containing protein, coding for MKRCPECRRDYYDDTLLYCLDDGNALLEGPARSEPGAIATGFPGDEPQTAILHSTAAPGEAPTRAHIHTTEQTAVLSTGAEAEPRESLGGPSEQRNLSANRAAKPLLAVLAVIVVAGIGFAIYKFAFKKETAALSFESMKITKLTDTGKAGDAAISPDGKYVVHVKEDAGQESLWVRHIGTGSNVQIIPPAEVEYGRMTFSPDGGYIYFPRQDVGEENRTLYRVPVLGGEPKKLNSNVSSAVTFSPDGKRIAFVRNQPGESTMFIANADGTGDQPLATLKRPESFKTSGPGWSPDGKVIASSAVAVDGADRYQRILEIRVEDGSIKPIGSSRWADCGQVAWLADGSGVIANNFEMGSNMAQVYQISYPSGKVRKITNDLLSYHGISMTADSGSIVVVQEDRVFNIWSAPDGDAGRAKQLTLGSAKYEGRTGLDWTPDGKIVYTTTSGLTPHIWIMNEEGGNPRQLTQGYGLFPSVSPDGRYIVYGSRSRSQTFEIWRIDIDGANPKQLTDRGFFPDVSPDGLWVIYNVIDEPGERRLWKVSIDGGAPVRLTDHLFSQGVVAPDGKSIAGIYRERADSEFRIGIIPFEGGPPTKLLDLPPGFKTVETPAGDPQQLHWLSDGRSLAYIVTRDGVSNIWSMPIDGGAPKQLTNFTTDQIAWFDLSRDGKPTLFSRGSTTKDVVLISGLRK